The following proteins are encoded in a genomic region of Acidobacteriota bacterium:
- a CDS encoding ABC transporter ATP-binding protein, giving the protein MTASSFLALEGITKRFGELEVLREISLQVAEGEMLALLGPSGSGKTTALRLLAGFETPNAGVIRVAGDDVTALSPARRGFGMVFQHYALFPHLDIAANVAFGLETLGWDRRRIAARVAEMLELVGLAGFETRSPGQVSGGQQQRVALARALAPEPRLLLLDEPLSNLDPSLRERTRRQLRRVVDQVGITTVLVTHEQEEAFHLGDRVAVLHDGVLQQCGAPEELYAKPATRFVATFIGRSAALPAVALETGGVRLEPPGAATGHSPVEWDLPTPGLTAGAAVEVLVRPESLAFAEPGAPGALAGRIMGRRFNGPVTYYEVRLGDPQGEAGEAGQELEVLADAGAAQEGDTVAVVLLPGALTPQVFLRSEDAAQ; this is encoded by the coding sequence TTGACCGCATCTTCCTTCCTCGCCCTCGAGGGCATCACCAAGCGCTTCGGCGAGTTGGAGGTGCTGCGGGAGATCTCCCTGCAGGTGGCAGAGGGGGAGATGCTCGCGTTGCTGGGGCCCAGCGGCAGCGGCAAGACCACCGCCCTGCGGCTGCTGGCGGGCTTTGAGACGCCCAATGCCGGCGTCATCCGGGTGGCCGGCGACGACGTCACCGCCCTCTCGCCGGCCCGGCGGGGATTCGGCATGGTCTTTCAGCACTATGCTCTTTTCCCGCATCTGGATATCGCCGCCAACGTTGCCTTTGGTCTCGAGACCCTCGGCTGGGATCGCCGTCGCATCGCCGCGCGGGTGGCGGAGATGCTCGAGCTGGTGGGGCTGGCGGGCTTCGAGACCCGCAGTCCCGGTCAGGTCTCCGGCGGTCAGCAGCAGCGGGTGGCGCTGGCCCGGGCGCTGGCGCCGGAGCCGCGACTGCTGCTGCTGGACGAGCCTCTCTCCAACCTCGATCCCTCCCTGCGGGAGCGCACTCGACGGCAGCTGCGCCGGGTGGTGGATCAGGTGGGCATCACCACGGTGTTGGTGACCCACGAGCAGGAAGAGGCCTTTCATCTCGGCGACCGGGTGGCGGTGCTTCACGACGGCGTGCTGCAACAATGCGGTGCCCCGGAGGAGCTCTACGCCAAGCCGGCGACCCGCTTCGTCGCCACCTTCATCGGCCGCTCGGCGGCGTTGCCGGCGGTCGCTTTGGAAACGGGTGGCGTCCGGCTGGAGCCGCCGGGGGCTGCAACCGGGCACAGCCCCGTGGAGTGGGATCTGCCGACGCCGGGCCTGACCGCCGGAGCCGCGGTAGAGGTGTTGGTGCGGCCCGAGTCCCTCGCTTTCGCCGAGCCGGGAGCCCCCGGTGCCCTCGCTGGGAGAATCATGGGGCGGCGTTTCAACGGTCCGGTGACCTACTACGAGGTGCGCCTGGGCGATCCGCAGGGCGAAGCCGGTGAAGCGGGGCAGGAGCTGGAAGTCTTGGCGGATGCCGGGGCGGCTCAGGAGGGGGACACCGTGGCCGTCGTGCTGCTGCCCGGGGCCCTCACGCCCCAGGTCTTCCTCCGTTCCGAGGATGCCGCTCAGTGA
- a CDS encoding iron ABC transporter permease: MSSSSSSPAFFHRHRASLLWGGLALLLLWLVGYPLLITLAEALGAGSATEGSWTLAYFQTFAERGDEWIALWRSLWISAASVALAALVGIPLGFLFERTEFPGRQVVGALVALPVALPPLVGVIAFLFLYGESGFVPRVLQLVLGLEQAPWRLGGPWAILLVHTYSMYVYFYLFTRASLARLDGSLLEAAANLGAGRGRTLLKVTLPMLRPALAGAALLTFMTSLASFSAPYIFGGSFRVMTTQIVASKLNGDLQMARVETVMLAALALLALWAMRLLDPGEDLVGTVRGVAPERRKLASPWARRLTAAAAYLLALVLLLPHLTLLLISLVPADTWTVELLPPVLNLGNYQALLERPDRLKPLLNSTWMAAVATFGALALGFAAARGAVARRGRLGRLLESLVVLPWAIPGTVFAIALATTFSVDAPHFGRFLLIGTPWLLPMAYLLRNLPITGRASFSGLRQLDPALEEAAASLGAGRVRTLWKVVLPMVRPALAAAAGLAFITALGDFVTSIVLYTLDTRPISIEILSSLRLQETGLAAAYGVLLMVVSAGAFVLWGREGGQV, translated from the coding sequence GTGAGCTCTTCCTCATCATCGCCGGCGTTTTTCCATCGTCATCGCGCCTCACTGCTTTGGGGTGGTCTGGCTCTCCTGCTGCTGTGGCTCGTGGGCTATCCCCTGCTGATCACCCTGGCGGAAGCCCTGGGAGCTGGGTCCGCCACCGAGGGCTCCTGGACTCTGGCGTACTTTCAAACCTTCGCTGAGCGCGGCGACGAATGGATCGCCTTGTGGCGCAGTCTGTGGATCTCCGCGGCGTCGGTAGCGCTGGCGGCGCTGGTGGGGATTCCCCTGGGCTTCCTCTTTGAGCGCACCGAGTTCCCCGGCCGTCAGGTGGTGGGGGCGCTGGTAGCGTTGCCGGTGGCGCTGCCGCCGCTGGTAGGGGTCATCGCCTTCCTCTTCCTCTACGGCGAGAGCGGCTTCGTGCCGCGGGTTTTGCAGCTGGTGCTGGGCCTCGAGCAAGCTCCCTGGCGCTTGGGTGGGCCGTGGGCCATCCTGCTGGTCCACACCTACTCCATGTACGTCTACTTCTACCTCTTCACCCGCGCCTCCCTGGCGCGCCTCGACGGCAGCTTGTTGGAGGCCGCCGCCAATCTCGGCGCCGGCCGGGGCCGGACCTTGCTCAAGGTCACCCTGCCTATGCTGCGGCCGGCGCTGGCGGGGGCGGCGTTGCTCACCTTCATGACTTCCCTGGCCTCGTTCTCGGCGCCCTACATCTTCGGCGGCTCGTTCCGGGTGATGACCACCCAGATCGTCGCCTCCAAGCTCAACGGCGACCTGCAGATGGCGCGGGTGGAGACGGTGATGCTGGCGGCGCTGGCACTGCTGGCGCTGTGGGCGATGCGGCTGCTGGATCCCGGAGAGGACCTGGTGGGCACGGTGCGCGGCGTGGCGCCGGAACGCCGGAAGCTCGCTTCGCCCTGGGCGCGGCGGCTGACGGCGGCGGCGGCCTACCTGCTGGCCTTGGTGCTGCTGCTGCCCCACCTGACCCTCCTGCTCATCTCGCTGGTGCCGGCGGACACCTGGACCGTGGAGCTGCTACCGCCGGTGCTCAATCTGGGGAATTATCAGGCGCTGCTGGAGCGCCCGGATCGCCTCAAGCCGCTGCTCAACTCCACCTGGATGGCCGCCGTCGCCACCTTCGGCGCTCTCGCTCTGGGCTTCGCTGCCGCCCGCGGTGCGGTGGCCCGTCGCGGCCGTTTGGGCCGGCTGCTGGAATCCTTGGTGGTGCTGCCCTGGGCCATCCCCGGCACCGTCTTCGCCATCGCTCTGGCCACCACCTTCAGCGTCGACGCTCCGCACTTCGGCCGCTTCCTGCTCATCGGCACGCCCTGGCTCTTGCCCATGGCCTACCTGCTGCGCAACTTGCCCATCACCGGCCGCGCCTCCTTCTCGGGGCTGCGTCAGCTCGACCCGGCGCTGGAGGAGGCCGCCGCCTCCCTCGGCGCGGGGAGGGTGCGCACGTTGTGGAAGGTGGTGTTGCCCATGGTGCGCCCGGCGCTGGCGGCGGCGGCGGGCCTGGCCTTCATCACCGCCCTGGGGGATTTCGTCACCTCCATCGTGCTCTACACTCTCGACACCCGCCCCATCTCCATCGAGATCCTATCGAGCCTGCGGCTCCAGGAGACCGGTTTGGCGGCGGCCTACGGGGTTCTTTTGATGGTGGTCAGCGCCGGTGCCTTCGTGCTCTGGGGCCGGGAAGGGGGCCAGGTATGA
- a CDS encoding MFS transporter — translation MNGGAPKQLWVLMATVFIDMVGALIVLPLLPFYADNYDAGGWVIGLLTSIFAGAQLLSAPFWGRLSDHYGRRPVILGGLVASAFAYVCFGLASSLSMLFVTRLLQGLGAGTIGVIQAYVSDAVPAKERAKALGWLTAAASAGVTIGPLLGSVLAELLGQRGPGLFAAGLCVLNVVFAWRLLKEPTRDEDDGTDRRSVLHSIWEVVRHPSAPVSSLIWVYVLAMMAFMGFTAMMALYLKDRFGITERDIGWFYAYVGVVSVLMRGVALGPILDRLGESRAMRTGAAAMSLGFLFIPMVDRLSLFILASTLIPVGTAMLFPTSTSMLTQRSRRGEVGQTLGVQQAFRGISGILGPAWAGASFQWIHLGAPLYISSAIMALVLFVTLIITNPEEDPQAAAEATAAEGVSVDPGSEGY, via the coding sequence ATGAACGGTGGCGCCCCCAAGCAGCTGTGGGTCTTGATGGCGACGGTGTTCATCGACATGGTGGGCGCCCTCATCGTGCTGCCCCTGCTGCCCTTCTATGCCGACAACTACGACGCCGGCGGCTGGGTCATCGGCCTGCTGACGTCCATCTTCGCCGGCGCCCAGCTGCTCAGCGCGCCCTTCTGGGGCCGTCTGTCGGACCACTACGGCCGCCGCCCGGTGATCCTCGGCGGTCTGGTGGCTTCGGCCTTCGCCTACGTCTGCTTCGGCCTCGCCAGCTCCCTCTCCATGCTCTTCGTCACCCGCCTGCTTCAGGGGCTGGGAGCCGGCACCATCGGCGTCATCCAGGCCTACGTCAGCGACGCGGTGCCGGCCAAGGAGCGGGCCAAGGCCCTGGGCTGGCTCACCGCCGCCGCCAGCGCCGGCGTGACCATCGGGCCGCTCCTGGGCTCGGTGCTGGCGGAGCTCCTGGGGCAGCGCGGCCCCGGTCTCTTCGCCGCCGGCCTCTGCGTGCTCAACGTAGTTTTCGCCTGGCGCCTGCTCAAGGAGCCCACCCGCGACGAGGACGACGGTACCGACCGCCGCTCCGTGCTGCATTCCATCTGGGAGGTGGTGCGCCACCCCTCGGCGCCGGTGAGCTCGCTGATCTGGGTCTATGTCCTGGCGATGATGGCGTTCATGGGTTTCACCGCCATGATGGCCCTCTATCTGAAGGACCGCTTCGGCATCACCGAACGCGACATCGGATGGTTCTATGCCTACGTCGGCGTGGTCTCGGTGCTCATGCGCGGCGTCGCCCTCGGCCCCATCCTCGACCGCCTCGGCGAATCCCGCGCCATGCGCACCGGCGCCGCCGCCATGTCCTTGGGTTTTCTTTTCATCCCCATGGTCGACCGCCTCTCCCTCTTCATCCTCGCCAGCACCCTGATCCCGGTGGGCACCGCCATGCTCTTCCCCACCTCCACCTCCATGCTCACGCAGCGCTCCCGCCGCGGCGAGGTGGGCCAAACCCTCGGGGTCCAACAAGCCTTCCGCGGCATCTCCGGCATCCTCGGCCCCGCCTGGGCCGGCGCCTCCTTCCAATGGATCCACCTCGGCGCCCCCCTCTACATCTCCAGCGCCATCATGGCCCTGGTCCTCTTTGTGACCCTGATCATCACCAACCCCGAAGAAGACCCCCAGGCCGCCGCCGAGGCGACGGCAGCGGAGGGGGTCTCGGTGGATCCGGGGTCGGAGGGGTATTAG
- a CDS encoding CDP-alcohol phosphatidyltransferase family protein — translation MRALGALEILALVLIAPPALLFFARFAQYYLLRLFRRRAPKDEEMLRRGESVFLGQSLRQAFAFSMAPIFGILRKANIHPNTLTLVCLLVSCGAAALIARGDLVLGGLYGLLGSSLDYLDGRMARLTGRASKAGGFLDSTLDRYSDIAFLSGAAVLFRDSVPMLVASLLALGSGGVISYTRAKAESLGGTLTVGLMQRPERIVLFCLGALLDPVVDPWLPTSWQGHHALFATAIVILAVLSTWTAVHRTIAGFQDLRKDD, via the coding sequence TTGAGAGCTCTGGGCGCGCTGGAGATTCTGGCCCTGGTGCTCATCGCACCGCCGGCCCTGCTCTTCTTCGCTCGCTTCGCCCAGTACTATCTGCTGCGGCTCTTCCGGCGCCGGGCGCCCAAGGACGAGGAGATGCTGCGCCGGGGCGAGTCCGTCTTCCTGGGCCAAAGCCTGCGCCAGGCCTTCGCCTTTTCCATGGCGCCGATCTTCGGCATCCTGCGCAAGGCGAATATCCACCCCAACACCCTGACCCTGGTCTGCCTCCTCGTCTCCTGCGGCGCGGCGGCCCTCATCGCCCGGGGAGACCTGGTCTTGGGCGGCCTCTACGGCCTGCTGGGCTCGTCCCTGGACTATCTCGACGGCCGCATGGCCCGCCTCACCGGCCGCGCCTCCAAAGCCGGCGGCTTTCTCGACTCCACCCTCGACCGCTACAGCGACATCGCCTTCTTGAGCGGCGCTGCGGTGCTCTTCCGGGACTCGGTTCCCATGCTCGTAGCAAGCCTTCTGGCCCTCGGCTCCGGCGGCGTCATCTCTTACACCCGCGCCAAGGCCGAATCCCTCGGCGGCACCCTCACCGTCGGCCTGATGCAGCGCCCGGAGCGCATCGTCCTCTTCTGCCTCGGCGCCCTTCTCGACCCCGTCGTCGACCCCTGGCTCCCCACCTCCTGGCAAGGCCACCACGCCCTCTTCGCCACCGCCATCGTCATCCTCGCCGTCCTCAGCACCTGGACCGCCGTCCATCGCACCATCGCAGGCTTCCAGGACCTCCGCAAAGACGACTGA